The Streptococcus oralis Uo5 genome includes a window with the following:
- the murT gene encoding lipid II isoglutaminyl synthase subunit MurT, with product MKLKTTLGLLAGRSSHFILSRLGRGSTLPGKLALQFDKDILQNLAKNYEIVVVTGTNGKTLTTALTVGILKEVYGQVLTNPSGANMITGITTTFLTAKSSKTGKNIAVLEIDEASLSRICDYIHPSLFVITNIFRDQMDRYGEIYTTYNMILDAIRKVPTATVLLNGDSPLFYKPAIPNPVQYFGLDLEKGPAQLAHYNTEGILCPDCQGILKYEHNTYANLGAYICENCGCKRPDLDYRLTELVELTNNRSRFVIDGQEYGIQIGGLYNIYNALAAVAIARFLGADSQRIKQGFDKSRAVFGRQETFHIGNKECTLVLIKNPVGATQAIEMIKLAPYPFSLSVLLNANYADGIDTSWIWDADFEQITDMDIPAINAGGVRHSEIARRLRVTGYPADKITETSNLEQVLKTIENQDCKHAYILATYTAMLEFRELLASRQIVRKEMN from the coding sequence ATGAAATTAAAAACTACTTTGGGTCTCCTAGCTGGGCGTTCTTCTCATTTTATTTTGAGCCGTCTTGGCCGTGGAAGTACGCTCCCTGGAAAACTCGCCCTTCAATTTGATAAAGATATTTTACAAAACCTAGCTAAGAACTACGAGATTGTCGTGGTCACTGGAACCAACGGGAAAACCCTGACAACTGCTCTCACTGTCGGTATTTTAAAAGAAGTTTATGGTCAAGTTCTGACCAATCCAAGCGGTGCCAATATGATTACAGGGATTACGACAACCTTCTTGACGGCCAAATCCTCTAAAACTGGGAAAAACATTGCCGTTCTAGAAATTGACGAGGCCAGTCTATCTCGTATCTGTGACTACATCCATCCTAGCCTTTTTGTCATCACTAATATTTTCCGTGATCAGATGGACCGCTACGGTGAGATTTACACAACTTATAACATGATTTTGGATGCCATCCGTAAGGTGCCTACGGCTACTGTTCTCCTCAATGGTGACAGTCCGCTTTTCTATAAACCAGCTATTCCAAACCCAGTTCAGTATTTTGGTTTAGACTTGGAGAAAGGGCCAGCCCAACTGGCTCACTACAATACCGAAGGGATTCTCTGCCCTGACTGTCAAGGCATCCTCAAATATGAGCACAATACCTATGCCAACTTGGGTGCCTATATCTGCGAAAATTGTGGCTGCAAACGACCTGACTTGGACTACCGTCTGACAGAACTAGTTGAGTTGACCAACAATCGCTCTCGTTTTGTCATTGACGGACAAGAATACGGCATCCAAATCGGTGGACTTTACAACATCTACAATGCCCTTGCTGCGGTTGCCATTGCTCGCTTCCTCGGTGCAGATTCACAACGGATCAAACAAGGATTTGACAAGAGTCGTGCAGTCTTTGGTCGTCAGGAAACCTTCCATATCGGTAACAAAGAATGTACCCTTGTCCTCATCAAGAATCCGGTTGGTGCAACTCAGGCTATCGAGATGATTAAACTAGCGCCTTATCCATTTAGCCTTTCTGTCCTCCTCAATGCCAACTATGCTGATGGGATTGATACCAGTTGGATCTGGGATGCAGACTTTGAACAAATCACTGACATGGATATCCCTGCAATCAATGCTGGCGGTGTTCGTCATTCTGAAATCGCACGCCGTCTTCGAGTGACTGGCTACCCAGCTGATAAAATCACTGAGACAAGCAATCTGGAGCAAGTTCTCAAAACCATTGAGAACCAAGACTGCAAGCATGCCTATATCCTGGCTACCTATACTGCTATGCTAGAATTCCGTGAACTGCTGGCTAGTCGTCAGATTGTTAGAAAGGAGATGAACTAA
- a CDS encoding ECF transporter S component, whose amino-acid sequence MKQTKTTKIALISLLTALSVVLGYYLKIGTATGILTLLDAGIFFTAFYFGSKEGAVVGGLAAFLLDLLSGFPQWMFFSLVNHGLQGFFAGFKGKWQWLGLVLATIVMVSGYALGSTLMNGWSAALPEILPNFLQNTLGMIVGFVVFQSVKKIK is encoded by the coding sequence ATGAAGCAAACCAAAACAACTAAAATCGCCCTTATATCCCTCTTAACCGCCCTTTCTGTGGTTCTAGGTTATTACTTGAAAATTGGAACGGCAACAGGAATATTGACTCTCTTGGATGCAGGTATTTTCTTTACTGCCTTTTACTTTGGCAGTAAAGAAGGGGCCGTCGTTGGAGGACTAGCAGCTTTTCTGCTTGACCTTTTATCAGGCTTTCCACAGTGGATGTTCTTTAGCTTGGTAAACCATGGCTTGCAAGGATTTTTTGCAGGCTTTAAAGGCAAATGGCAATGGCTAGGCCTTGTCTTGGCTACTATCGTCATGGTAAGTGGCTACGCCCTAGGTTCTACCCTGATGAATGGCTGGTCAGCAGCCTTACCAGAAATCCTTCCAAACTTCCTGCAAAATACCTTGGGAATGATTGTGGGGTTTGTAGTCTTTCAGAGTGTTAAGAAGATTAAGTAG
- a CDS encoding M24 family metallopeptidase, with protein MSKLQQILTYLESEKLDVAVVSDPVTINYVTGFYSDPHERQMFLFVLADQEPLLFVPALEVERASSTVSFPVVGYVDSENPWKKIQNALPQLDFKRVAVEFDNLILTKYHGLKTVFETAEFENLTPRIQRMRVIKSADEVQKMMVAGLYADKAVKVGFDNISLDKTETDIIAQIDFAMKGEGYEMSFDTMVLTGDNAANPHGIPGANKVEKDALLLFDLGVMVNGYASDMTRTVAVGKPDQFKKDIYNLTLEAQQAALDFIKPGVTAHEVDRAAREVIEKAGYGEYFNHRLGHGIGMDVHEFPSIMEGNDMVIEEGMCFSVEPGIYIPGKVGVRIEDCGVVTKDGFDLFTSTSKDLLYFD; from the coding sequence ATGTCTAAATTACAACAAATCCTAACATATCTTGAATCAGAAAAACTAGACGTCGCTGTCGTATCTGACCCCGTCACTATTAATTACGTCACTGGCTTTTACAGTGATCCCCATGAACGCCAAATGTTCCTCTTTGTTCTAGCAGATCAGGAACCGCTTCTCTTTGTTCCAGCCCTTGAAGTAGAGCGTGCAAGCAGCACTGTTTCCTTCCCAGTTGTGGGCTATGTGGACTCTGAAAACCCATGGAAGAAAATCCAAAATGCTCTTCCACAACTTGATTTCAAACGTGTCGCTGTTGAGTTTGACAATCTCATCTTAACCAAATACCATGGTTTGAAAACAGTTTTTGAAACTGCTGAGTTTGAAAACCTCACTCCTCGCATCCAACGCATGCGCGTCATCAAATCAGCTGACGAAGTGCAAAAAATGATGGTTGCAGGTCTTTATGCTGATAAGGCTGTTAAGGTTGGTTTTGACAATATTTCTCTTGATAAGACAGAGACAGATATCATTGCCCAAATCGACTTTGCCATGAAAGGTGAAGGCTATGAAATGAGCTTTGATACCATGGTCTTAACTGGCGATAACGCTGCAAATCCGCACGGAATTCCTGGTGCAAACAAAGTTGAAAAGGACGCCCTTCTCCTCTTTGACCTCGGTGTCATGGTTAATGGCTATGCCTCAGATATGACTCGTACGGTCGCTGTCGGCAAACCAGACCAATTCAAAAAAGATATTTACAACTTGACCCTTGAAGCCCAACAAGCTGCCCTTGACTTTATCAAACCTGGTGTGACTGCTCATGAAGTAGACCGCGCTGCCCGTGAGGTCATCGAAAAAGCTGGTTATGGTGAGTACTTCAACCACCGTCTCGGTCACGGTATCGGTATGGATGTCCACGAATTCCCTTCTATCATGGAAGGAAACGACATGGTCATCGAAGAAGGCATGTGCTTCTCTGTTGAACCAGGTATCTATATTCCTGGTAAGGTCGGTGTTCGTATCGAAGATTGCGGTGTCGTCACTAAGGATGGCTTTGACCTCTTTACAAGCACCAGCAAAGATTTGCTTTATTTTGATTAA
- the gatD gene encoding lipid II isoglutaminyl synthase subunit GatD, with product MVYTSLSSKAGNYPYQLNIAHLYGNLMNTYGDNGNILMLKYVAEKLGAHVTVDIVSLHDDFDENHYDIAFFGGGQDFEQSIIAGDLPAKKESIDNYIQNDGVVLAICGGFQLLGQYYVEASGKRIEGLGVMGHYTLNQTNNRFIGDIKIHNEDFNETYYGFENHQGRTFLSDDQKPLGLVVYGNGNNEEKVGEGVHYKNVFGSYFHGPILSRNANLAYRLVTTALRKKYGQDIQLPAYEDILSQEIAEEYSDVKSKADFS from the coding sequence ATGGTTTATACTTCACTTTCCTCAAAAGCTGGCAACTACCCTTATCAGCTCAACATCGCCCACCTCTATGGAAATCTCATGAATACCTATGGAGACAATGGAAACATCCTTATGCTCAAGTATGTGGCTGAAAAGCTGGGGGCTCATGTGACAGTTGACATCGTTTCTCTCCATGATGACTTTGATGAAAACCACTACGACATCGCCTTTTTCGGTGGGGGTCAAGATTTTGAACAAAGTATTATCGCTGGCGATCTTCCTGCTAAAAAAGAGAGCATTGACAACTACATCCAAAACGATGGTGTTGTTCTAGCCATCTGCGGTGGTTTCCAACTATTGGGTCAATATTATGTTGAAGCTTCAGGCAAGCGCATCGAAGGTCTAGGGGTCATGGGCCACTATACCCTCAACCAGACCAATAACCGCTTTATCGGTGACATCAAGATTCACAATGAAGATTTCAATGAAACCTACTATGGATTTGAAAATCACCAGGGCCGTACCTTCCTCTCAGATGACCAAAAACCACTGGGATTGGTTGTCTATGGAAATGGAAACAACGAAGAAAAGGTCGGCGAAGGGGTTCATTATAAGAACGTCTTTGGTTCCTACTTCCACGGACCTATCCTCTCTCGTAATGCCAATCTGGCTTATCGCCTAGTCACTACTGCCCTCCGAAAAAAATACGGTCAGGACATCCAACTCCCTGCCTATGAGGATATTCTCAGTCAAGAAATCGCTGAAGAATACAGCGACGTGAAAAGCAAGGCTGACTTTTCTTAA